One genomic segment of Centroberyx gerrardi isolate f3 chromosome 4, fCenGer3.hap1.cur.20231027, whole genome shotgun sequence includes these proteins:
- the LOC139926431 gene encoding guanine nucleotide-binding protein G(i) subunit alpha-1, which translates to MGCTLSTDDKAAQERSKMIDRNLRDDGEKAAREVKLLLLGAGESGKSTIVKQMKIIHEAGYSEEECKQYKAVVYSNTIQSIIAIIRAMGRLKIDFADPARADDARQLFVLAGSAEEGFMTGELAGVIQRLWKDGGVQACFSRSREYQLNDSAAYYLNDLDRIAHGAYVPTQQDVLRTRVKTTGIVETHFTFKDLHFKMFDVGGQRSERKKWIHCFEGVTAIIFCVALSDYDLVLAEDEEMNRMHESMKLFDSICNNKWFTDTSIILFLNKKDLFEEKIKKSPLTICYPEYAGSNTYEEAAAYIQCQFEDLNKRKDTKEIYTHFTCATDTKNVQFVFDAVTDVIIKNNLKDCGLF; encoded by the exons ATGGGGTGTACTCTGAGCACGGACGACAAAGCTGCTCAGGAGCGGAGCAAGATGATCGACAGGAATTTACGGGACGACGGAGAAAAAGCTGCCCGGGAGGTCAAGCTTCTGCTACTCg GTGCTGGAGAGTCTGGGAAGAGTACCATTGTTAAACAGATGAA GATCATCCACGAAGCGGGCTACTCAGAGGAGGAGTGTAAGCAGTACAAGGCCGTGGTCTACAGCAACACCATCCAGTCCATTATTGCCATCATCAGAGCTATGGGCCGCCTCAAGATCGACTTTGCTGATCCAGCCAGGGCG GATGATGCGAGGCAGCTGTTCGTTCTGGCGGGCTCGGCAGAAGAGGGCTTCATGACGGGCGAGCTGGCCGGGGTCATCCAGCGCCTGTGGAAAGACGGAGGGGTGCAGGCCTGCTTCAGCCGCTCCCGGGAGTACCAGCTCAACGACTCTGCAGCATA CTATCTGAATGACTTGGACAGGATAGCCCATGGTGCTTATGTGCCCACCCAACAGGACGTGCTGAGGACCAGAGTCAAAACTACTGGCATTGTGGAAACACACTTCACCTTCAAGGACCTGCACTTCAA AATGTTTGATGTAGGCGGACAGAGatcagagaggaagaagtggatCCACTGTTTTGAGGGCGTCACCGCCATTATCTTCTGCGTGGCTCTGAGTGACTACGACCTGGTGCTGGCGGAGGACGAGGAGATG AACCGAATGCACGAGAGCATGAAGCTGTTTGACTCCATCTGCAACAACAAGTGGTTCACGGACACCTCCATCATCCTCTTCCTTAACAAGAAGGACCTGTTTGAGGAGAAGATCAAGAAGAGTCCTCTCACGATCTGCTACCCAGAATACGCAG GCTCCAACACATACGAGGAGGCAGCGGCTTACATTCAGTGCCAGTTTGAGGACCTGAACAAAAGAAAGGACACCAAGGAGATCTACACCCACTTCACCTGTGCCACCGACACCAAGAACGTGCAGTTTGTGTTTGATGCCGTCACTGACGTCATCATCAAGAACAACCTGAAGGACTGTGGCCTCTTCTAA